The genomic region GGCCGCGCGGTCACGGGCACCATGCTCGTGCGCGCCATGCTCGACGACGACGTGCAGATCTGGGGCGACGGCTCCACCTACAAGGGCAACGACATCGAGCGGTTCTACCGCTACGGCCTGCTCGCGAACCCGTCGCTGCGGATCTACAAGCCGTGGCTGGACGCGGAGTTCGTGACCGAGCTCGGCGGCCGCAAGGAGATGTCCGAGTGGCTGCTGGAACGCGACCTGCCCTACCGGTCGTCGGTCGAGAAGGCCTACTCCACGGACGCGAACATCTGGGGCGCGACCCACGAGGCCAAGTCGCTCGAGCTGCTCAACGAGGGCATCGAGATCGTCGAGCCGATCATGGGCGTCAAGTTCTGGGACCCGTCGGTCGAGATCGCCGCCGAGGACGTGACGATCGGCTTCGACCAGGGCCGCCCGGTCACCATCAACGGCAAGGAGTTCGGCAGCTCCGTCGACCTCGTGCTTGAGGCCAACGCGATCGGCGGCCGCCACGGTCTGGGCATGTCCGACCAGATCGAGAACCGCATCATCGAGGCCAAGAGCCGCGGCATCTACGAGGCGCCGGGCATGGCGTTGCTCTACATCGCCTACGACCGCCTGGTGAACGCGATCCACAACGAGGACACGGTCGCGTCCTACCACATCGAGGGCCGCAAGCTCGGCCGCCTGCTCTACGAGGGCCGCTGGCTCGACCCGCAGTCGCTCATGCTGCGCGAGGCCCTGCAGCGCTGGGTCGGCTCGGCGGTCACCGGCGAGGTCACCCTCCGCCTGCGCCGCGGCGACGACTACTCGATCCTCGACACGTCCGGCCCGGCCTTCAGCTACCACCCGGACAAGCTGTCGATGGAACGCACCGAGGACTCGGCGTTCGGCCCGGTCGACCGCATCGGCCAGCTGACCATGCGCAACCTCGACATCGCCGACTCGCGCGCCAAGCTGGAGCTCTTCGCGGGCCTCGGCATGGTCGGCACCCGCCAGTCCGCGCTCATCTCCGCCCAGGCCGAGCCGACGAAGCTGATCGGCGACGTGCCGGACGGCGGCGCCGAGGCGATCGCGTCGCGCGGTGAGGTGTCGGAGGCGGACGCGCTGCTGGACGCGGCGGCGATGGAGTCCGGTACCGACTGATCCTCTTGTCGCGCGAATGCCCCTGTCCCGGCTGGACAGGGGCATTCGTGTGTTCCACGGGCACCGGTCAGCCTCAGGCTGCGCTCCAAGGCCGGTTCAGCCGCACAGGTGAACGTTCGTCGATCAACTCCGACCGGATCCCGGAAGTTTTGGCGAACGACCTAGACGTGAACGCCGTTCATGTACCACCGTCTGCCTCGCAAGCCTCTCCCCTGCACCCGGAATCGAGGCCCCTGTTGAGGAAGAAGCTCCTAGCCGCACTGGCCGGCGCGCTCCTGATCACCACCCTGTTCCCCGGCATCGCACTCGCCGACCCGCCGCAGGCCATCCCCGCCAACTTCACCGCGGAGGACGGCAAGTGGCAGCCGGCGTTCGACTACGACGGTGACGGCTGCTACCCGACCCCGGCGATCTCGCCGACCGGCCAGGTCGCGCCCGGCCTGAAGAACTCGGGCGCACTGAACGGCAACTGCCACGACCAGTGGGACTTGGACAACACCAACTCCTACAGCCGCTCCAAGTGCAACAACGGCTGGTGTGCCTACCTGTACGACCTGTACTTCGAGAAGGACCAGGCCGTGCCGGGCTGGGACTGCTGCGGCCACCGCCACGACATCGAGCACGTGGTCGTCTGGGTGCAGAACGGTGTCGCCCAGTACGTCTCGACCTCGGAGCACGGCAAGTACAAGACCCACCCGCGCGCGAACGTGCAGTGGGAAGGCACCCACCCGAAGATCATCTACCACAAGGACGGCGCCAGCACGCACTGCTTCCGCCTCGCGGGCGCCGGTGAGCAGGCCGAGAACCACTACGGCGTCTACCAGTACCCGGACCTGGTGAGCTGGGACCGGTTCCCGGCCGGTGTGCGGGACGTCCTGGTGAACGCGAACTTCGGCAGCGCGTCACTGGCGATCAAGGACAGCGCGTTCAACCACAACCTCGGTCAGGCGAAGCCGGCCGGGATCCCGTTCGACCCGAACGCCTGAGCACCGCGGCACCACGCACCCCTCGTCCGGCACGCCGAGACGAGGGGTGCGCGCGTTCCACGACTACTTGGCCACCCGGTCCAGCCACTCCGCCAGCATCGCCCGCTCCGCCGGCGACAGCATCAGCGGCGGCTCCTCCTCCAGCGCCACCTTCAACGCGATCGCCCGGCTCGGGATGTCGCTCGCCCCCTCCGGCGACGCCTCCGACGTGATCGCCCTGATCACCTGCTCCCGCGAGAACGTGATCAGCCCCAGGTCGCGCTCCTGCTCCGGCGTCGCGATCAGCGCCAGCACCACGCCCATCCCGGCCGCGTGCACGAACTGCGCCGCCTGCTCCACCGGCACCGTCAGGCGGCCGGCCGAGGCGATCCGGCTGATGATGTCGCGGAGCATCGCGTCCGCCTCCAGGCGTGCCGCGCGCTTGCGCGGCTCGCCGTACATCAGCAGGTAGAACGCCGGGCGCGCGAGGCCGAAGCCGATGTGCAGCTCCCAGCCGCGGCGCAGGTCGTCGACCGGGTCGTCGCTCGCGCCCATCGCGTGCTTGGTCGCGAGGTAGTCGGAGAAGCCGTGGGCGGCCACGGCGTCGAGCAGACCGTCCTTGTCGCCGAACAGCCGGTACAGCGTCGGTGCCTGCACACCTGCCGCCGACGCGACCGCGCGCGTGGAGACGGCCTCCTTGCCGCCCTCGATCAACAGGTCGGCCGCCGCCTTCACCAGACGCTCCCGCGTGTCCATGTAACGACGGTAACACATCAGGGGTAGCACTGATTCGGTATCAGTGATACATTGATTGCGTTATCAACGGAAACAGCAGTTGAGAGAATCGACATGACGCGCGTTGCAGTCGTCACCGGCGGATCGCGGGGTATCGGACGGGCCACCGCCGAGCGCCTCGCCGCGGACGGGCAGGCCGTCGTCATCGTCTACGCCGGCAACAAGGCGGAGGCCGACAAGGCGGTCGCGGAGATCACGTCGAAGGGCGGTCAGGCCGTTGCGGCTCAGGCCGACGTCGCCGACGAGAAGGCCGTCGCGGCGGTGTTCGACCTCGCCGAGCAGACCTTCGGTGGTGTCGACGTGGTGGTGAACTCGGCCGGCATCATGCCGCTCGGCACGGTGGCGGACATGGACCTCGACACGTTCGACAAGATCATGCGCACCAACGCCCGCGGCACGTTCGTCGTCGCGCAGCAGGCCGCGCGCCGGCTGCGTTCCGGTGGAGCGCTCGTGAACATCTCGTCCTCGGTGGTGGGCCTGCGGTTCCCGCAGTACGGCGCCTACGCCATGTCCAAGGGCGGCGTCGAGGCGCTGACCCTGGTGCTGGCCCGCGAACTGCGCGGCCGGGACGTCACCGTCAACGTCGTCGCGCCCGGCCCCACGGCCACCGACCTGTTCCTCGACGGCAAGGACCAGGCGACGATCGACAACCTCGCGAAGCAGGCGCCGCTCGAGCGAATCGGCACGCCCGACGACATCGCCGAGGTCATCTCCTTCCTGGCGGGTCCCGCCCGCTGGATCAACGGCCAGGTCGTGCGTGCGAACGGAGGCATCATCTGATGGGCGAGGAGCGGCCAGGCGAGGTCATCGTCGTCACCGGCGCGTCCAGCGGGTTCGGGGCGCTCACCGTGCGCAGGCTCGGCCTGGCCGGGCACACCGTCTACGCGGGCATGCGCGAGACCACCGGGCGCAACGCCGCCGCCGTCGCCGAGCTCGGGGCGTTCGCCCAGGAGCACGACGCCGACCTGCACGCCGTCGACCTAGACGTGCTGTCGCAGGAGTCGGCCGACGCGGCGATCGCGCTGGTCGTCGCCGAGCAGGGCCGCCTCGACGTGGTCGTGCACAGCGCCGGCCACATGGTCACCGGCCCGGCCGAGGCGTTCACGCCGGAGCAGTACGCGCAGCTCTACGACACCAACGTGCTCGGCACCCAGCGGGTCAACCGCGCCGCGCTGCCCCACCTGCGCGGGCAGCGCTCCGGGCACGTCGTGTGGGTCGGCAGCAGCTCGACCCGCGGCGGCACTCCCCCGTACCTGGCGCCGTACTTCGCGGCCAAGGCGGCGATGGACGCGGTGGCCGTGAGCTACCGGGCCGAGCTGCTGCGGTTCGGCATCGAGACCACGATCGTCGTGCCGGGCGCGTTCACCCACGGCACCAACCACTTCGCGCACAGCGGCACGCCCGCCGACACCGGCACCGCGCAGGCCTACGAGGAGCTCTACCCCGGCCTGATGGACCAGGTCGGCGCCCGGCTGGCCGAGCTGGAACCGTCGTGGGCGGACGTCGGCGCGGTCGCGGACGCGATCGTGGACGTGGTGGGCGCGGCCAAGCCGCCGTTCCGCGTGCACGTCGACCCGTCCGACGACGGCGCCGAGGTCGTGAACAAGGTGGCCGACCGCGTGCGCAGCGAGTTCCTGCGCCGGGTCGAGCTCGCCGACCTGATCTAGGACGCCGGTGGGGCCTCGCGGAGGAGCGCGGAGACAGTGACGAACCGGAAACCGCGCTCCTTCAGCCCGTCGATGATCGGCCCGAGCGCCTGCCGCGTCTGGTCCCGCCCGGCGTACATGGGGTGCAGCAGGATGATCGAGCCGGGTTGCGTCTGCGCGAGCGTCTCGCTGACGAGCTGGTCCTTGCCCGGAGCTGCCGCCGAATCCGGCTCCACGTCCCACATCACCGTGGTCCGGTTGTGCTGCTTGAGGTAGTACGGCAACACGAAGAGCTTCTTGCCGTTGGGCGGCCGGAAGTGGATGTCACCGCGGTAGCCGGTCTTGCGGATCAGCGCGTCGGTGTCCTCGACCTCCTTCGCCACGAAGCCCGGCGTCACGCCGACCATCCGCTCGTGGGAGAAGGTGTGGTTGCCGAGCTCGTGCCCGGCGTCGGCGATCCGGCGGCCCAGCTCCGGGTGCTTCTCCAGGTCGCGGCCCATGACGAAGAACGTCGCCTCGACGTCCTTCTCGGCCAGGATGTCGAGCACCTGCTGCGCACCGGCCGGGTCCGGCCCGTCGTCGAACGTCAGCGCGACGACCTTCTCACCGGTGTCCACCCGGTGCACCAGCTCACCGAAGAACTGGAACGTGCGTGAGCTGCTGACGTTCCACAGCACGACGGCGGCGGTGAGCACGACGACGAGGCTGATCGCGGTGATGATCGCCGGCTTGCGGGACAACCATGTCATGCGCTCACTATGTCGAGCACCGCTGTCCCGGCGCGCAGCACCCCGTCGTCCAGCGGCACGCAGCGCTTGCCGCCCTTGCCGCGCAACGCCTTGAACGCGCCGGGCGCGATGACCGCGTTCATCCAGGCGCACGGGTTCGCCGGCCGGTGCACCTCGAACCGCACCGGCCCGTCCCCGCTGTCCAGGCTGAACACGGCGCCGCGGGGCAGCGCGTCCACGTCGAACCCGCGGACGACCACGTTCCTGCGCGCCACCACCGGGTCGACCGGCCACGGGTCCAGCGACTCGGCCGCGAGGAACGTGACCGCCGCGTTGCGGTGCGCCGGGCGGTTGAAGTACCGGTCCCCCACGATCCCGAGCTTCGCGCGCACCTCGACGTGGTCACGCCGGACGGGCCCCGGATCGGGACGAGGGCCGTCCGACGGACGGCCCTCGTAGGCGTGCACGGCGGACGCGTGCAGCGCGACGATCTCTACTTCTCGCCGAGCTGCCACTGCGGCCTGACGTAGTGGCAGGTGTAGCCGTTGGGGTAGCGCTCCAGGTAGTCCTGGTGCTCCGGCTCCGCCTCCCAGAAGTCCGACGCCTGCGTGACCTCGGTGACGACCTTGCCCGGCCACCTGCCGGACGCGTCGACGTCCGCGATCGTCTCCTCGGCGACGCGCTTCTGCTCGTCGGTCTCGAAGAAGATCGCCGACCGGTAGCTCGCGCCGATGTCGTTGCCCTGGCGGTCGCGGGTCGACGGGTCGTGGATCTGGAAGAAGAACTCGAGCACCTGCCGGTAGCTCAGCTGCGCCGGGTCGAACACGATCTCGATCGCCTCGGCGTGGTTGCCGTGGCGGCGGTAGGTCGCGTTGGGCGTGCTGGGGTCGCCGGTGTAGCCGACGCGCGTGGAGACGACGCCGGGGTGGCGGCGGAACAGGTCTTGCATGCCCCAGAAACAGCCGCCCGCGAGAACAGCCTTCTCCGTCACTGTGGTTCTCCTCTGCTCATCGGTGTTCACTCAGGAGAACGTTCGGGCTTGCCGGGTTCATCCCCGTCAACTTGTGACGTGTCCATTACGGGCGCGACCGAGCGGGCCTCGATCACCTCGCCCAGGTAGCGCATGACCACGGCCACCGCCGCCGCGACCGGAACGCTGAAGAACGCGCCCGCGATCCCGTAGATGCTGGTACCGGCCGTGACGACGAGCAGGACCACCGCCGCGTGCAACCGCAGCCCGCGCGACTGCAGGATCGGCTGGAGCACGTTGCCCTCGACCTGCTGCACCACGACCACGATGACCAGCATGATGATGGCCGTCGTCAGCCCGTTGCTGACCAGCGCCACCAGCACCGCGAGCGCACCGGCGATGAACGCACCCACGATCGGGATGAACCCGCCGAGGAACGTGAGCGCGGCCAGCGGCACCGCCAGCGGTACCCCGAGGATCAGCAACCCGGCCCCGATGAGCACCGCGTCGATCAGGCTCACCGCCGCCTGGCTGCGGATGAAGCTCCCGAGCGTCGCCCACACCCGCTCCAGCACGGTCGTGAGGTGCGCACCGGCCCGCTCCCCGACCAGTCCGCGCAACCAGGGCGTGAACCGCATCCCGTCCTTGACGAAGAAGAACGCCAGCAGCAACGCCACCAGCCCGGTGACCAGCCCTGACCCGACCGCACCGGCCCCGGTCAGCAACCCGTTGGCGATCGACCCGATGCTGGCCTTGACCTGCTGCACGCCCTGGTCGATCAACCGGTCGAGATCGGTGTCCTTGAGGTTGAACGGCGGCCCGGCCACCCACTTCTGCGCCTGCTGCACCGCGTCCTGCGCACTCCGCGCGATCTCCGGCACCCCCGAGGCGATCGACGACGAGATCGCCGCCACCACCCCGCCCAGCACGACCAGCCCGCCGACCAGCACGATCGTCGCCGCCAGGGCCGAGTTGAGCCCCTTCGACATCAGCCACCGCGCCGGCGGCCACAGGACCGTCGTGATGAGCAGGGCCAGCAACACCGGCATCACCACGACCCACAGCTTGCCGACCAGCCACGCCAGCATCCAGAAGCCGAGAGCGGCCAGCGCGACCCGCAGACTCCACCGCGCGAGCCAGCTCACGCCGTGCCCGATGGCCTCGCCCTTGTCCGTCCACCTGCGATTGCGATCCACGGGGTTCAGTCTGGCGTGATCTACGCCGTTCGGGTGTCAGGACGCGCGACTCCGTTACGACTTCGCGGCCCGCAACTTGGCGATGAGCCCCTCGACCTGCTCCTCCCACGGCTCCTTCGGGTGCTCGGCGGGGTCGTACGGCGGCAGCACGGGGACGGGGGCACCGATCTCGGTGAGCAGTTCCTCGGCTTGCCGCAGCTCGAACCGCCGGACGTGCGGCTCACCGTCGGCCCAGGCGTACCGGTGGGCGGTGAGCGCGTGCTCGGTCGCGCGGGGCAGGTCACCGATGGCGAGCCACAACCTGGCGAGCGGCAGGTGCGCCGGCCGACGCGCCGACGCCAGTTCCGCGGCCTGGTCGACCGGCAGCGGCAACTCGCCCAGGTGGAACCGGGCGAGTGCGAACCACGTCTCGCTCAGGCTGTCGGCAAGACCCACCACGCGTGCCATCGACACCGCCTCGCCGAACTCCTGTGCGGCCTGCGCCCACTCTCCCCGCTGCGCGCACCAGATGCCCCGGATGCGGCGGGCTTTGCGCAGCAGGAGCCGGTTGCCGTCCTGCTGCGCCTTGGCCTCAGCCATCGCGATGTCGTGCCCCGCGGCAGTTCCCTTCCAGACCAGCAACTTCGCGTACTCCAGCAGTTCGCCGCGCAACAGCGCATGCGAAGCAGACCGGGTGAGACGCGCCCACATCTCCTCCGCTTCCAGCACCTCGCCGGCGTCGACGAGCCAGCTGAACGCGATCGAGTTCGCCGTGTACCTCACGTAAGGCACGTCCAGCACCTCCGCGAGATCGAGGCACAACCACGCGGCTCGCCGGTACAGTGCGAACTTGTTCAACCGCTCGAGCGACACGGCGAGATTCGCGAGGTGGTGGGCGACGGCTTCCCCGTCGCCCCGTTGCAGCTCCCACTGCACCACGCTCTCCATCACCGGCAACGCTTCTTCGGACTCTCCCAGGTAGTGCAGAGCGGTCCCGGCGGCAACGGCCAGGTAGACGCGTTGGTGGTCCATCAACCCGGCGGCCGGCCCGCTCCACCCCTCCGGGAAGAAGGGCTTGATGGTGGCCAGCACCTCCGGCCGGGCTTCCAGCCCGTTCGACATGGTGCGCAGCAGATCTCCCGCCAGAGCGGCATAGGCCATGTGCGTCTTGCCCATCTGCAGCAGCGTGCGCACCACGGTGAGGTCGTCGCGCAGGTCGGCGAGACAGGTCACCTCGGCGTGCCGGCCGGCGCGCCTGCTGGAGAAGTGGTCGACCACGCGCTGCCCGAGCACCTGCTTCTCCGCCATCGCGACACCGCTGGCAGCCACCGCTCGGACAACCGGGTGCAGGTCGTAGTCACGCGTCTGCTTGTCGTACTGCAGCAGTCCTCGTCGTTCCAGATCGGTCACCGTGGTGGTGAGGTCCTCGTCCAATCCCGCCCCGAGAGCGCTGAGCGTCTCGTAGTCGACCGATTCCGACAACAACGCCAA from Lentzea guizhouensis harbors:
- the argG gene encoding argininosuccinate synthase — protein: MSKVLTSLPAGERVGIAFSGGLDTSVAVAWMREKGAVPCTYTADIGQYDEPEIETVPGRASTYGAEIARLVDCRSALVEEGLAALACGAFHIRSGGRAYFNTTPLGRAVTGTMLVRAMLDDDVQIWGDGSTYKGNDIERFYRYGLLANPSLRIYKPWLDAEFVTELGGRKEMSEWLLERDLPYRSSVEKAYSTDANIWGATHEAKSLELLNEGIEIVEPIMGVKFWDPSVEIAAEDVTIGFDQGRPVTINGKEFGSSVDLVLEANAIGGRHGLGMSDQIENRIIEAKSRGIYEAPGMALLYIAYDRLVNAIHNEDTVASYHIEGRKLGRLLYEGRWLDPQSLMLREALQRWVGSAVTGEVTLRLRRGDDYSILDTSGPAFSYHPDKLSMERTEDSAFGPVDRIGQLTMRNLDIADSRAKLELFAGLGMVGTRQSALISAQAEPTKLIGDVPDGGAEAIASRGEVSEADALLDAAAMESGTD
- a CDS encoding NPP1 family protein; the protein is MRKKLLAALAGALLITTLFPGIALADPPQAIPANFTAEDGKWQPAFDYDGDGCYPTPAISPTGQVAPGLKNSGALNGNCHDQWDLDNTNSYSRSKCNNGWCAYLYDLYFEKDQAVPGWDCCGHRHDIEHVVVWVQNGVAQYVSTSEHGKYKTHPRANVQWEGTHPKIIYHKDGASTHCFRLAGAGEQAENHYGVYQYPDLVSWDRFPAGVRDVLVNANFGSASLAIKDSAFNHNLGQAKPAGIPFDPNA
- a CDS encoding TetR/AcrR family transcriptional regulator, whose amino-acid sequence is MDTRERLVKAAADLLIEGGKEAVSTRAVASAAGVQAPTLYRLFGDKDGLLDAVAAHGFSDYLATKHAMGASDDPVDDLRRGWELHIGFGLARPAFYLLMYGEPRKRAARLEADAMLRDIISRIASAGRLTVPVEQAAQFVHAAGMGVVLALIATPEQERDLGLITFSREQVIRAITSEASPEGASDIPSRAIALKVALEEEPPLMLSPAERAMLAEWLDRVAK
- a CDS encoding SDR family oxidoreductase, giving the protein MTRVAVVTGGSRGIGRATAERLAADGQAVVIVYAGNKAEADKAVAEITSKGGQAVAAQADVADEKAVAAVFDLAEQTFGGVDVVVNSAGIMPLGTVADMDLDTFDKIMRTNARGTFVVAQQAARRLRSGGALVNISSSVVGLRFPQYGAYAMSKGGVEALTLVLARELRGRDVTVNVVAPGPTATDLFLDGKDQATIDNLAKQAPLERIGTPDDIAEVISFLAGPARWINGQVVRANGGII
- a CDS encoding SDR family NAD(P)-dependent oxidoreductase; protein product: MGEERPGEVIVVTGASSGFGALTVRRLGLAGHTVYAGMRETTGRNAAAVAELGAFAQEHDADLHAVDLDVLSQESADAAIALVVAEQGRLDVVVHSAGHMVTGPAEAFTPEQYAQLYDTNVLGTQRVNRAALPHLRGQRSGHVVWVGSSSTRGGTPPYLAPYFAAKAAMDAVAVSYRAELLRFGIETTIVVPGAFTHGTNHFAHSGTPADTGTAQAYEELYPGLMDQVGARLAELEPSWADVGAVADAIVDVVGAAKPPFRVHVDPSDDGAEVVNKVADRVRSEFLRRVELADLI
- a CDS encoding polysaccharide deacetylase family protein translates to MTWLSRKPAIITAISLVVVLTAAVVLWNVSSSRTFQFFGELVHRVDTGEKVVALTFDDGPDPAGAQQVLDILAEKDVEATFFVMGRDLEKHPELGRRIADAGHELGNHTFSHERMVGVTPGFVAKEVEDTDALIRKTGYRGDIHFRPPNGKKLFVLPYYLKQHNRTTVMWDVEPDSAAAPGKDQLVSETLAQTQPGSIILLHPMYAGRDQTRQALGPIIDGLKERGFRFVTVSALLREAPPAS
- a CDS encoding MOSC domain-containing protein, whose translation is MAARREVEIVALHASAVHAYEGRPSDGPRPDPGPVRRDHVEVRAKLGIVGDRYFNRPAHRNAAVTFLAAESLDPWPVDPVVARRNVVVRGFDVDALPRGAVFSLDSGDGPVRFEVHRPANPCAWMNAVIAPGAFKALRGKGGKRCVPLDDGVLRAGTAVLDIVSA
- the msrA gene encoding peptide-methionine (S)-S-oxide reductase MsrA; the encoded protein is MTEKAVLAGGCFWGMQDLFRRHPGVVSTRVGYTGDPSTPNATYRRHGNHAEAIEIVFDPAQLSYRQVLEFFFQIHDPSTRDRQGNDIGASYRSAIFFETDEQKRVAEETIADVDASGRWPGKVVTEVTQASDFWEAEPEHQDYLERYPNGYTCHYVRPQWQLGEK
- a CDS encoding AI-2E family transporter, whose translation is MDRNRRWTDKGEAIGHGVSWLARWSLRVALAALGFWMLAWLVGKLWVVVMPVLLALLITTVLWPPARWLMSKGLNSALAATIVLVGGLVVLGGVVAAISSSIASGVPEIARSAQDAVQQAQKWVAGPPFNLKDTDLDRLIDQGVQQVKASIGSIANGLLTGAGAVGSGLVTGLVALLLAFFFVKDGMRFTPWLRGLVGERAGAHLTTVLERVWATLGSFIRSQAAVSLIDAVLIGAGLLILGVPLAVPLAALTFLGGFIPIVGAFIAGALAVLVALVSNGLTTAIIMLVIVVVVQQVEGNVLQPILQSRGLRLHAAVVLLVVTAGTSIYGIAGAFFSVPVAAAVAVVMRYLGEVIEARSVAPVMDTSQVDGDEPGKPERSPE